From the genome of Solanum stenotomum isolate F172 unplaced genomic scaffold, ASM1918654v1 scaffold488, whole genome shotgun sequence, one region includes:
- the LOC125852743 gene encoding LEAF RUST 10 DISEASE-RESISTANCE LOCUS RECEPTOR-LIKE PROTEIN KINASE-like 2.5, translating to MEYLTRILRKMSDLDDFKYNTMCKAAKLTHLIFADDLIVFCKGDTNSIKRVMEALKHFSVVTGLEANLQKSNIFLVGMTKEAKLKILNSTGFSMGVLPIRYLGLLLSSKKLNKVDCYQLVEKITKRITSGYSRQLSYTGRLQIVNVVLFSIYNFWGTVFILPQSVLQKVDKKCREFLWGSSEGHKKIALVAWDKFANKKDVLWVKWVHEIYMKDTDNIWEHIPPQDCSWYWKKLNVLKTEMLQWYQRGQYVLTPNGTFSMTSSYQAMLVRKDLANWMGVVLLRGTIQQILAWIKKRRWKQLKKEAVVVMYGATIYYTCNFSLTGTKFVIGLPFVIVFLVIKFKRRHLSMYDAIEGFLQTQNNFMPIRYNYSHIKRMTRAFKEKLGEGGYSSVYKGKLQSGRDVAVKMLNKPKAGCQDFMNEVATIGRIHHVNVVGLVGYCVEGTIRALVYDFMPNGSLDKYISTSQEASPLLSWQRKYDIILGVARGIGYLHRGCDVRILHFDIKPHNILLDENFIPKISDFGLAKLYTTDNSIVNLTAARGTIGYVAPELISRSVGAISNKADVYSFGMLLMEMLDLNRHEVANEENSSQYFPYYIYDKFNKGKEIVVDEEANDDEKKMARKLTLVALWCIQTNPLQRPSMSRVLEMLEGEVEVLEVPPQPVQSQPIVHQMMGSSMTFSSDSIALLENSADNPAE from the exons atggAGTATCTTACGAGAATTCTAAGGAAGATGAGTGATCTGGATGATTTCAAATACAATACAATGTGCAAAGCAGCGAAACTTACACACTTAATATTTGCAGATGATTTAATAGTGTTCTGCAAAGGAGACACAAATTCTATTAAGAGGGTGATGGAAGCTCTGAAACATTTTAGTGTTGTGACTGGCTTGGAAGCAAATTTGCAGAAATCTAACATATTTCTTGTTGGAATGACTAAGGAAGCAAAGCTGAAAATTTTGAATAGTACTGGGTTCTCAATGGGTGTACTACCTATACGGTACCTGGGACTGCTGCtatcttcaaaaaaattgaacaaggtGGATTGTTACCAATTGGTGGAGAAGATTACAAAGAGAATTACCTCAGGTTATTCGAGGCAGCTTTCATATACAGGGAGGCTACAGATAGTTAATGTTGTTTTGTTCTCGATATATAATTTTTGGGGGACAGTGTTTATCCTCCCACAGAGTGTGTTGCAGAAAGTAGATAAAAAATGCAGAGAATTCCTATGGGGAAGCTCGGAAGGGCACAAGAAAATAGCCTTGGTGGCATGGGATAAG TTTGCAAACAAGAAAGATGTATTATGGGTCAAGTGGGTACATGAGATATATATGAAGGATACCGATAACATTTGGGAGCACATACCACCCCAAGATTGTAGTTGGTATTGGAAGAAACTGAATGTTTTGAAGACAGAAATGCTCCAATGGTACCAAAGGGGACAGTATGTTTTGACACCAAATGGCACATTCTCCATGACCAGTAGCTACCAAGCCATGCTAG TGAGGAAGGATTTGGCTAATTGGATGGGTGTGGTACTGCTAAGAGGcacaattcaacaaatattGGCGTGGATTAAAAAAAGACGTTGGAAGCAATTGAAGAAGGAAGCAGTAGTTGTTATGTATGGAGCAACAATTTATTATACCTG TAATTTTTCACTAACAGGAACAAAATTTGTGATCGGCCTTCCGTTTGTAATTGTATTTCTGGTGATCAAATTCAAAAGGAGGCATTTGTCCATGTATGATGCGATTGAAGGCTTTTTGCAAACACAAAACAATTTCATGCCAATCAGATATAACTACTCCCACATAAAGAGAATGACCAGAGCATTCAAAGAGAAATTAGGTGAGGGAGGTTACAGCAGTGTATACAAAGGAAAGCTTCAAAGTGGAAGAGATGTAGCAGTGAAGATGTTGAACAAGCCTAAAGCTGGTTGTCAAGACTTCATGAATGAAGTGGCTACCATTGGAAGGATCCATCATGTCAATGTGGTCGGGCTCGTGGGGTATTGTGTTGAAGGAACAATACGTGCTCTTGTATACGACTTCATGCCCAACGGATCACTCGATAAGTACATCAGCACCAGTCAAGAAGCAAGTCCTCTGTTAAGTTGGCAGAGGAAGTATGACATTATTCTTGGAGTGGCTCGAGGAATTGGATATTTGCATCGAGGCTGTGATGTACGAATTTTGCATTTTGACATCAAGCCACACAACATTCTTTTGGATGAGAATTTCATTCCAAAGATTTCTGACTTTGGGCTTGCAAAATTATATACAACAGATAATAGCATTGTGAACCTCACAGCTGCTCGTGGAACGATTGGATATGTAGCTCCAGAGTTGATCAGCAGAAGCGTTGGGGCAATCTCTAACAAAGCTGATGTTTACAGCTTTGGAATGCTGCTAATGGAAATGCTGGACTTGAATAGACATGAAGTTGCAAATGAAGAAAATTCCAGCCAATATTTTCCCTATTATATTTACGATAAGTTCAACAAGGGAAAGGAGATTGTTGTGGATGAAGAAGCAAATGATGATGAAAAGAAGATGGCTAGAAAGCTGACTTTAGTTGCGCTATGGTGCATACAAACAAATCCGTTACAACGACCTTCGATGAGTAGAGTATTAGAAATGCTTGAAGGTGAAGTTGAAGTGCTAGAAGTACCTCCTCAGCCTGTTCAATCTCAACCGATTGTTCATCAGATGATGGGAAGTTCCATGACATTTTCGTCTGATTCAATAGCTTTGTTAGAAAATTCTGCAGATAATCCCGCTGAATAA